A genomic window from Cloacibacillus evryensis DSM 19522 includes:
- a CDS encoding Rne/Rng family ribonuclease: MSGWSKKIIANLVDPEEIRIAIIDEKGKLYEIFVERMLEHQRTGEIYKARVDSVLPGMNSAFLNLGDGRNGFLYLDDVKGMEVRPGMDMLVQVVKNARKGKGARVSPRVSLAGRYMVLIPGGHETGVSKRIEDDDERARLRSIAKDIRPQNFGIIIRTVAEGCDADGLREDVEGLLSQWETIRRNAKQNSAPCLIHRDIGSLERVLRDELTDEIDEIVIDSEEEKEGVEAIVRKFFPEKEIDVNLFKGKMPLFEVYGLENQISELQDRKVWLPSGAYLVIDQTEALTVIDVNTGKFVGSKNLNDTVLKTNLEAAVEIARQLRLRALGGIVVVDFIDMENEEDNHALVHQLQELFKNDRCKARVYGVTGLGLVEITRKRARTDIRAALTRGCPFCGGLGTVTKEEGVAIQIKRFIRKITLSSKAEALLVECYTTVAEYICDTFLSAWEEEFERKIFIRGCPDLSWGKYRLECQGSLSQVEHRINVLQKREGWAIVHRSPSA; encoded by the coding sequence AGATATATAAGGCGCGCGTCGACAGCGTCCTGCCGGGAATGAATTCCGCTTTTCTGAACCTTGGAGACGGGCGCAACGGCTTCCTTTACCTTGACGACGTCAAAGGCATGGAGGTCCGGCCGGGCATGGACATGCTCGTGCAGGTCGTCAAGAACGCCCGCAAGGGCAAGGGGGCGCGCGTCTCTCCGCGTGTCTCGCTCGCGGGGCGTTACATGGTGCTCATCCCCGGCGGCCACGAGACGGGAGTCTCCAAACGTATCGAGGACGATGACGAACGCGCGCGGCTGCGCTCCATAGCGAAGGATATACGCCCGCAGAATTTCGGGATCATCATCAGGACCGTCGCGGAGGGCTGCGACGCAGACGGGCTGCGCGAGGACGTCGAAGGACTCCTCTCGCAGTGGGAGACGATACGGCGCAACGCCAAACAGAACAGCGCCCCCTGCCTCATCCACCGCGACATCGGATCGCTCGAGCGAGTGCTGCGTGACGAATTGACCGATGAGATAGACGAGATCGTCATCGACAGCGAAGAGGAAAAAGAGGGCGTAGAGGCTATCGTCAGAAAGTTCTTCCCCGAGAAGGAGATCGACGTGAATCTCTTCAAAGGCAAGATGCCTCTCTTCGAGGTCTATGGGCTGGAAAACCAGATATCGGAGCTTCAAGACCGCAAGGTCTGGCTCCCCTCGGGGGCTTACCTCGTCATAGACCAGACCGAGGCGCTGACGGTGATCGACGTCAACACCGGTAAATTTGTCGGTTCTAAGAACCTGAACGATACGGTGCTCAAGACCAACCTGGAGGCCGCGGTCGAGATAGCCCGACAGCTCCGGCTGCGCGCGCTCGGCGGCATCGTCGTCGTCGATTTCATAGATATGGAGAACGAGGAGGACAATCACGCCCTCGTGCATCAGCTGCAGGAGCTTTTCAAGAACGACCGCTGCAAGGCGCGCGTCTACGGCGTCACGGGGCTCGGCCTCGTGGAGATAACGCGCAAACGCGCGCGCACGGATATCAGGGCGGCGCTGACGCGCGGCTGCCCTTTCTGCGGCGGCCTGGGAACCGTCACAAAAGAGGAGGGCGTGGCGATACAGATAAAGCGCTTCATCAGGAAGATCACGCTCTCGTCGAAGGCGGAGGCGCTGCTGGTGGAGTGTTACACAACGGTGGCCGAATATATCTGCGATACCTTCCTCTCCGCCTGGGAAGAGGAGTTTGAGCGCAAGATCTTTATCCGCGGCTGCCCCGACCTCTCCTGGGGCAAATACCGTCTTGAATGCCAGGGGTCGCTGTCGCAGGTTGAGCACCGGATAAACGTGCTTCAGAAACGGGAGGGCTGGGCCATTGTACATCGGTCGCCTTCAGCTTAA